One window of the Pseudomonas knackmussii B13 genome contains the following:
- a CDS encoding DUF2955 domain-containing protein produces the protein MPIELRRLRALRLAWGTALTLAASFGVGLPVPFLAPVLAVLLLAMRAQALPLRAAPALALLVLFSAGSGLLLIPLLRNAPASGVLLVGLGLFLCFRYLLQGGNGLLANLLVIGLSMVSAAGTGDFTLALSVVEALAKGMLLAVLGAVVAHVLFPEPADAPAPPVPPRLDAGEVNWIALRATLVVMPAFLLALIAPDQFMPLIMKAMSLGQQTCETRARHAARELVGSTLLAGLLAILLWGGLSLFVHLWMFFLWTLLFILWQSRRLYQAVPNRQTPAYWVGCMTTMLILLGQSVQDSEAGQDVYRAFAIRMALFLAVSLYASAMVVWIDSRRARVRVA, from the coding sequence ATGCCTATTGAGCTGCGTCGCCTGCGCGCGTTGCGCCTGGCCTGGGGCACCGCGCTGACCCTGGCGGCGAGCTTCGGCGTGGGCTTGCCGGTGCCGTTCCTGGCGCCGGTGCTGGCGGTGCTGCTGCTGGCCATGCGCGCCCAGGCGCTGCCACTGCGTGCGGCGCCGGCTCTCGCGCTGCTGGTGCTGTTCAGCGCTGGCAGCGGCCTGCTGCTGATCCCGCTGCTGCGCAACGCACCGGCAAGCGGCGTGCTGCTGGTCGGCCTTGGATTGTTCCTCTGCTTCCGCTACCTGCTGCAGGGCGGCAACGGCCTGCTGGCGAACCTGCTGGTGATCGGCCTGAGCATGGTTTCCGCCGCCGGCACCGGCGACTTCACCCTGGCGCTCTCGGTGGTCGAGGCGCTGGCCAAGGGCATGCTGCTGGCCGTCCTCGGCGCGGTCGTGGCCCACGTGCTCTTCCCCGAACCCGCCGATGCGCCGGCACCGCCAGTGCCGCCACGGCTGGATGCCGGGGAGGTCAACTGGATCGCCCTGCGCGCCACCCTGGTGGTGATGCCGGCCTTCCTCCTGGCGCTGATCGCCCCTGACCAGTTCATGCCGCTGATCATGAAAGCGATGAGCCTGGGCCAGCAGACCTGCGAAACCCGCGCCCGCCACGCCGCCCGCGAACTGGTCGGCTCGACCCTGCTGGCCGGGCTGCTGGCGATCCTGCTGTGGGGCGGCCTGAGCCTGTTCGTCCACCTCTGGATGTTCTTCCTCTGGACCCTGCTGTTCATCCTCTGGCAGTCCCGCCGTCTCTACCAGGCGGTGCCGAACCGCCAGACCCCGGCCTACTGGGTCGGCTGCATGACCACCATGCTCATCCTGCTCGGCCAATCGGTGCAGGACAGCGAAGCAGGCCAGGACGTCTACCGCGCCTTCGCCATCCGCATGGCGCTGTTCCTGGCGGTGTCGCTGTACGCCAGCGCGATGGTGGTGTGGATCGACAGCCGCAGGGCGCGGGTGAGGGTGGCCTAG
- a CDS encoding co-regulatory protein PtrA N-terminal domain-containing protein: MKTLRIALIATLLGVSAAAMAEDGGDRVVAQMDALRHTAMQHYAQVEQMHAHAQAVASNQGQAAHRVEHTN; encoded by the coding sequence ATGAAAACTCTCAGAATTGCCCTGATCGCCACCCTGCTGGGTGTTTCTGCGGCGGCGATGGCGGAAGACGGCGGCGACCGGGTCGTCGCGCAAATGGATGCCCTGCGTCACACGGCAATGCAGCATTACGCGCAGGTCGAGCAGATGCATGCCCATGCCCAGGCAGTGGCCAGCAACCAGGGTCAGGCTGCGCATCGGGTAGAGCACACCAACTGA
- a CDS encoding response regulator transcription factor has product MRILLIEDDKRTSAHLRRGLTEAGHVVDVAGDGATGLAMALEGIYDVAVVDRRLPVMDGLAVARELRRQGEALPVLMLSALASTEQRVEGLQAGCDAYLAKPYAFIEVLAHLETLLRPRNPAPGNSPGRLQVGELQLDRSQHLAIRRGRSIALGPRETLILEKLMLHHGQVVTRTMLLESAWDYDFDPNDNVIDNHIHRLRRKLDQGFEPSLIVTIPGAGYRLDIPAAAQSPGLANNADEP; this is encoded by the coding sequence TTGCGAATTCTCCTGATCGAGGACGACAAGCGCACGTCCGCCCACTTGCGCCGCGGCCTGACCGAGGCCGGGCACGTCGTCGACGTCGCCGGGGACGGCGCAACCGGGTTGGCCATGGCGCTGGAGGGCATCTACGACGTCGCCGTGGTGGACCGCCGCCTGCCGGTCATGGACGGCCTGGCGGTGGCTCGGGAATTGCGCCGCCAGGGCGAAGCGCTTCCCGTGCTGATGCTCAGTGCCCTGGCCTCAACGGAGCAGCGCGTCGAAGGGCTGCAGGCTGGTTGCGACGCCTACCTGGCGAAGCCTTATGCGTTCATCGAGGTACTCGCCCACCTGGAAACCTTGCTGCGGCCCCGCAACCCTGCGCCGGGAAACAGCCCGGGGCGGCTGCAGGTCGGCGAGCTGCAACTGGACCGCTCCCAGCACCTGGCCATTCGCCGTGGCCGCAGCATTGCGCTTGGCCCGCGCGAAACGCTGATCCTGGAGAAACTCATGCTTCACCACGGCCAGGTCGTCACCCGCACGATGCTGCTGGAAAGCGCCTGGGACTACGACTTCGACCCCAACGACAATGTCATCGACAACCATATCCATCGCCTGCGCCGCAAGCTCGACCAGGGATTCGAGCCGTCGCTGATCGTGACCATTCCGGGCGCCGGCTACCGGCTGGACATTCCCGCCGCGGCCCAAAGCCCTGGCCTTGCGAACAACGCCGACGAGCCATGA
- a CDS encoding response regulator transcription factor: protein MTHVLVVEDDPKTSREIESALQDHGFAVTAVANGRDGLLQAAAGGYDLIVLDRMLPGSLDGLGVLTALRASGVLTPVLILSALGNLDERVRGLRAGGDDYLTKPFEFIELTARLDALSRRHGHSTNQPADNRVRVGNLEIDLLRRTVRRGERQVDLLPREYALLEYLAQHVDQVVTRTMLFEAVWNYQYDDQANVIDVHIGRLRRKLDGEGDVPLLHTIRGAGYVLRSPE, encoded by the coding sequence ATGACCCATGTACTGGTCGTCGAGGACGACCCTAAAACCTCGCGTGAAATCGAGTCGGCCCTGCAGGACCACGGTTTCGCAGTCACCGCGGTCGCCAACGGCCGCGACGGGCTGCTGCAGGCCGCCGCCGGCGGCTATGACCTCATCGTGCTCGACCGGATGCTGCCCGGCAGCCTGGATGGCCTGGGCGTGCTGACGGCGCTGCGGGCCTCGGGCGTGCTGACCCCGGTGCTGATCCTGAGCGCCCTCGGCAACCTCGACGAGCGCGTTCGCGGTCTGCGGGCCGGCGGCGACGACTACCTGACGAAGCCGTTCGAGTTCATCGAGCTGACCGCTCGCCTGGATGCCCTCAGTCGCCGCCACGGCCATTCGACGAACCAGCCCGCAGACAACCGGGTGCGCGTCGGCAACCTGGAGATCGACCTGCTGCGCCGGACGGTGCGCCGTGGCGAGCGGCAGGTGGACCTGCTGCCGCGCGAATACGCCCTGCTGGAATATCTCGCGCAGCATGTCGACCAGGTGGTGACGCGCACGATGCTCTTCGAGGCGGTCTGGAACTACCAGTACGACGACCAGGCCAACGTCATCGACGTGCACATCGGCCGCTTGCGGCGCAAGCTCGATGGCGAGGGCGACGTCCCGCTGCTGCACACCATTCGCGGAGCCGGCTATGTTCTTCGCTCGCCTGAGTGA
- a CDS encoding sensor histidine kinase, whose protein sequence is MFFARLSDVPRTISFRTALIFLALFICSFLALFGYIYWQTTGYLLNEVDGELHRAIEIRSRQPAPVRLQELIDHGKGDPGNLVPFTLFDADGHSVVGPLQAVPRFEHFDQPYEFRWAAPGGHERPLRFIAHRLADGSTLVVAEDIRDIREFHELLVNALLSGGLLLLLVGLIGAVALGYSARRRLDGLTRSIRRIVDGDLGRRLPVRGNGDDIDRLSEVVNGMLDAIERLMGELKGVCDDIAHDLRTPLTRLIGGLERARRHRPSESEYAEAVDEALEEARGLMQTFRALLRISQIEVGARRSDFAVVDLNRIGADAVELFEPLAEERGIQLQFVAAAAPACVAGDAQLLFDATCNLVDNALKFAPVEGRVEVRVIAEAGHSGLSVTDNGPGIAAQEQEAVFRRLYRGEASRNTPGNGLGLSMVAAVARLHDMTLDIHDAQPGCRMEMIGKAVAG, encoded by the coding sequence ATGTTCTTCGCTCGCCTGAGTGACGTTCCGCGCACCATCAGCTTCCGCACGGCGCTGATCTTCCTGGCGCTGTTCATCTGCTCGTTCCTGGCGCTGTTCGGTTACATCTACTGGCAGACCACCGGGTACCTGCTCAACGAGGTCGACGGCGAGCTGCATCGCGCCATCGAAATTCGCAGCCGGCAACCTGCGCCTGTGCGCCTGCAGGAGCTGATCGATCACGGCAAGGGCGATCCCGGCAACCTGGTGCCCTTCACGCTGTTCGATGCCGATGGCCATTCCGTCGTCGGCCCGTTGCAGGCCGTTCCGCGCTTCGAGCATTTCGACCAGCCCTACGAGTTCCGCTGGGCCGCCCCCGGCGGTCATGAACGGCCGTTGCGCTTCATCGCTCACCGCCTGGCGGACGGATCGACGCTGGTGGTGGCCGAGGATATCCGCGACATCCGCGAGTTCCACGAGCTGCTGGTGAACGCGCTGCTCTCCGGTGGGTTGCTGCTGCTCCTGGTCGGCCTCATCGGCGCGGTGGCGCTGGGGTATTCGGCGCGGCGCCGGCTGGACGGCCTGACCCGCTCGATCCGCCGAATCGTCGACGGCGACCTGGGGCGCCGGCTTCCGGTGCGCGGCAATGGCGACGATATCGACCGTCTTTCCGAAGTGGTCAACGGCATGCTGGATGCCATCGAGCGCCTGATGGGCGAGCTGAAGGGCGTGTGCGACGACATCGCCCATGACTTGCGTACCCCGCTGACACGGCTGATCGGCGGCCTGGAGCGGGCGCGGCGCCATCGCCCGAGCGAAAGCGAATACGCAGAGGCCGTCGACGAGGCGCTGGAAGAGGCCAGGGGCCTGATGCAGACCTTCCGGGCGCTGTTGCGCATCTCCCAGATCGAGGTCGGCGCACGCCGCAGCGATTTCGCCGTGGTGGACCTGAACCGGATCGGGGCCGATGCCGTCGAGCTTTTCGAGCCGTTGGCGGAAGAGCGCGGCATACAGCTGCAATTCGTGGCCGCCGCCGCCCCGGCGTGCGTCGCCGGCGATGCGCAGTTGCTGTTCGATGCGACCTGCAACCTGGTCGACAACGCGCTCAAGTTCGCTCCCGTCGAGGGGCGGGTGGAAGTCCGGGTCATTGCCGAGGCCGGCCATAGCGGCTTGAGCGTCACCGACAACGGCCCGGGCATCGCCGCGCAGGAGCAGGAGGCGGTATTCCGCCGCCTGTATCGCGGCGAGGCCAGCCGCAACACGCCGGGCAACGGGCTGGGGCTGAGCATGGTCGCGGCCGTGGCGCGGCTCCATGACATGACCCTGGATATCCACGACGCACAGCCCGGCTGCCGCATGGAAATGATCGGCAAGGCGGTGGCCGGGTGA
- a CDS encoding sulfite exporter TauE/SafE family protein, translating into MSAWLVYVAIGIASGVAAGLFGVGGGLIVVPALIYWAGFSQHMATGTSLAVLLPPIGIAAAFEYYRNGNVDVPAAILIAITMFLGAWIGARLASHVSGPHLRLMFGLFVCCLGVYLVYGAYERLG; encoded by the coding sequence ATGTCTGCATGGCTGGTGTACGTGGCGATCGGCATCGCCAGTGGGGTTGCGGCGGGACTGTTCGGCGTGGGCGGTGGCCTGATCGTGGTACCGGCGCTGATCTATTGGGCGGGCTTTTCCCAGCACATGGCGACCGGGACGTCGCTCGCGGTGCTGCTGCCGCCGATCGGCATCGCCGCGGCGTTCGAGTACTACCGCAACGGCAACGTCGACGTGCCCGCGGCGATCCTGATCGCCATCACCATGTTCCTGGGCGCGTGGATTGGGGCGCGCCTCGCCAGCCACGTCAGCGGGCCGCACCTGCGCCTGATGTTCGGACTCTTCGTTTGCTGCCTGGGCGTCTACCTCGTCTACGGCGCGTACGAGCGCCTGGGGTGA
- a CDS encoding SulP family inorganic anion transporter produces the protein MAAPPPSPTSFDWRRWLPGLATLLNYQAAWLPKDLAAGLVLTTMLVPVGIAYAEASGVPGIYGLYATIIPLLAYALFGPSRILVLGPDSSLAAPILAIVVQFAAGDPQRAIAVASLMALVSGVVCMAAGLLRLGFITELLSKPIRYGYMNGIALTVLISQLPKLFGISIDSDGPLRNVWHLVQALAEGRANWPSFAVGAASLALILALKPYQRLPGILIAVVLATLAVSLFDLGALGVKVLGELPQGLPSFALPWLSGADLLQIALGGFAVALVSFADTSVLSRTYAARLKTPVNPNQEMFGLGVANFASGLFQGIPISSSSSRTPVAEAAGSKTQLTGVVGALAVTALLLVAPNLMQHLPTSALAAVVIAAALGLFEFADLKRIFRMQQWEFWLSMTCFAGVAVFGAIPGICIAVVISVIEFLWDGWRPHFAILGRVDGTRGYHDIKRHPQARLIPGLVLFRWDAPLFFANAEQFQACILQVVDESPTPVQRVIVAAEPVTSIDITSADMLAELDRELEARGVELQFAEMKGPVKDKMKRFELFERMGESAFHPTVGAAVDAYLEESGVDWEP, from the coding sequence ATGGCCGCCCCGCCCCCCTCGCCCACCTCCTTCGACTGGCGCCGCTGGCTGCCCGGCCTCGCCACCCTGCTGAACTACCAAGCGGCATGGCTGCCGAAGGACTTGGCCGCCGGACTGGTGCTGACCACCATGCTGGTGCCGGTGGGCATCGCCTATGCCGAGGCCTCCGGCGTGCCGGGCATCTACGGCCTGTACGCAACCATCATCCCGCTGCTGGCGTATGCGCTGTTCGGCCCCAGCCGCATCCTCGTGCTCGGCCCCGACTCGTCGCTGGCCGCGCCCATCCTGGCGATCGTTGTGCAGTTCGCCGCGGGCGATCCGCAGCGCGCCATCGCCGTGGCCAGCCTGATGGCGCTGGTGTCCGGGGTGGTGTGCATGGCCGCCGGGCTCTTGCGCCTGGGCTTCATCACCGAACTGCTGTCCAAGCCGATCCGCTACGGCTACATGAACGGCATCGCCCTGACCGTGCTGATCAGCCAGCTGCCCAAGCTGTTCGGCATTTCCATCGACAGCGACGGGCCGCTGCGCAACGTCTGGCACCTGGTGCAGGCCCTGGCCGAAGGCCGCGCCAACTGGCCGAGCTTCGCCGTCGGCGCCGCCAGCCTGGCGCTGATCCTGGCCCTCAAGCCCTACCAGCGCCTGCCCGGCATCCTCATCGCGGTGGTGCTGGCGACCCTGGCGGTGAGCCTGTTCGACCTCGGCGCCCTCGGCGTGAAGGTGCTCGGCGAGTTGCCCCAGGGGCTGCCCTCCTTCGCCCTGCCCTGGCTGAGCGGCGCCGACCTGCTGCAGATCGCCCTCGGCGGCTTTGCCGTGGCGCTGGTGTCCTTCGCTGACACCAGCGTGCTGTCGCGCACCTACGCCGCGCGCCTGAAGACGCCGGTGAACCCGAACCAGGAAATGTTCGGCCTGGGCGTGGCCAACTTCGCTTCCGGGCTGTTCCAGGGCATACCGATCAGCAGCAGCTCGTCGCGCACGCCGGTGGCCGAGGCGGCCGGCTCGAAGACCCAGCTCACCGGCGTCGTCGGCGCCCTGGCGGTGACCGCCCTGCTGCTGGTCGCGCCCAACCTGATGCAACACCTGCCCACCAGCGCCCTGGCCGCCGTGGTGATAGCCGCGGCCCTGGGGCTGTTCGAATTCGCCGACCTCAAGCGCATATTCCGCATGCAGCAGTGGGAGTTCTGGCTGTCCATGACCTGCTTCGCCGGCGTCGCCGTGTTCGGCGCCATCCCCGGCATCTGCATCGCCGTGGTGATCTCGGTGATCGAGTTCCTCTGGGACGGCTGGCGCCCGCACTTCGCGATCCTCGGGCGAGTGGACGGCACCCGCGGCTACCACGACATCAAGCGCCACCCGCAGGCCCGGCTCATTCCCGGCCTGGTGCTGTTCCGCTGGGACGCCCCGCTGTTCTTCGCCAATGCCGAGCAGTTCCAGGCCTGCATCCTGCAAGTGGTCGACGAATCGCCCACGCCGGTGCAGCGCGTGATAGTGGCGGCCGAGCCGGTGACCAGCATCGACATCACCTCCGCCGACATGCTCGCCGAGCTGGACCGCGAACTGGAGGCCCGTGGCGTGGAACTGCAATTCGCCGAGATGAAGGGCCCGGTGAAGGACAAGATGAAGCGCTTCGAGCTGTTCGAGCGCATGGGCGAAAGCGCCTTCCACCCCACGGTCGGCGCCGCCGTCGACGCCTACCTGGAAGAATCGGGCGTGGACTGGGAGCCCTGA
- a CDS encoding nucleotide disphospho-sugar-binding domain-containing protein gives MSRSKTIALFPEASFGAALNCIGIAQALRDLGARPVFICHAHFQGIFAEYGFAEYPLQLDSPLSAEEHQHYWERFIERNVPYFDQTPLAQIDSYVAPAWEAIIDTAIESEKPLQQLLARLKPDAIVLDNVVAFPAIARAGCPWVRMVSCAETELPDAAVPPYLSGASASDPQACATFREHYLKAVKPAHERFARFLEECGHAPLPAGQFLEDSPWLNLLLSPTPVRYERAKPLPAERYLYLDGCVRSEAPYVPPQFPRHNDAPLIYVSFGSLGAADVGMMQRLIDAVAQLPYRFLINVGAYREHYASVPDNVYLDSWFPQPAVLRECQLFIHHGGNNSFCEALYFGLPSVIIPYCWDGHDNARRAEEVGVARYLPRFDAPLQALPQALAELLADSAMAERLAAVRAQMQGSRGTEAAARAILGICN, from the coding sequence ATGAGCAGAAGCAAAACCATCGCCCTCTTCCCCGAGGCCAGCTTCGGCGCGGCCCTGAACTGCATCGGCATCGCCCAGGCCCTGCGCGACCTGGGCGCGCGCCCGGTGTTCATCTGCCATGCGCACTTCCAGGGGATCTTTGCCGAGTACGGTTTCGCCGAGTACCCGCTGCAGCTCGACTCGCCACTGTCCGCCGAGGAGCACCAGCACTACTGGGAACGCTTCATCGAGCGCAACGTGCCCTACTTCGACCAGACCCCGCTTGCGCAGATCGACAGCTACGTGGCGCCGGCCTGGGAAGCCATCATCGACACCGCCATCGAGTCGGAGAAGCCGCTGCAGCAACTGCTCGCACGGCTCAAGCCGGACGCCATAGTGCTCGACAACGTGGTGGCGTTCCCGGCCATCGCCCGCGCCGGCTGCCCCTGGGTGCGCATGGTGTCCTGCGCCGAGACCGAACTGCCCGACGCCGCCGTGCCGCCCTACCTGTCCGGCGCCAGTGCCAGCGACCCGCAGGCTTGCGCGACCTTCCGCGAGCACTACCTGAAGGCGGTGAAGCCGGCACATGAGCGCTTCGCACGCTTCCTCGAAGAATGCGGTCATGCGCCGCTGCCAGCCGGGCAATTCCTCGAAGACTCGCCCTGGCTGAACCTGCTGCTCTCGCCCACTCCGGTGCGCTACGAGCGCGCCAAGCCGCTGCCGGCCGAGCGCTACCTGTATCTCGACGGCTGCGTGCGCAGCGAGGCGCCCTACGTGCCGCCGCAGTTCCCGCGCCACAACGACGCGCCTTTGATCTACGTGAGCTTCGGCAGCCTCGGCGCCGCCGATGTGGGCATGATGCAGCGCCTGATCGATGCGGTGGCGCAGCTGCCCTACCGCTTCCTGATCAACGTCGGCGCCTACCGCGAGCACTACGCCAGCGTGCCTGACAACGTCTACCTGGACAGCTGGTTCCCGCAGCCGGCGGTGCTGCGCGAGTGCCAGCTGTTCATCCATCACGGCGGCAACAACAGCTTCTGCGAGGCGCTCTACTTCGGCCTGCCGTCGGTGATCATCCCCTACTGCTGGGACGGCCACGACAACGCCCGGCGCGCCGAGGAAGTCGGCGTGGCGCGCTACCTGCCACGCTTCGACGCCCCGCTGCAGGCCTTGCCGCAGGCGCTGGCCGAGCTGCTCGCCGACAGCGCCATGGCCGAGCGCCTGGCGGCGGTCCGCGCGCAGATGCAAGGCTCGCGCGGCACCGAGGCGGCGGCGCGGGCGATTCTGGGTATCTGCAACTGA
- a CDS encoding GntR family transcriptional regulator translates to MSNESEKKPRTNHLELARKIIEHAQEQGMAAGDGLSEQQLARTFGVSRTLIRAALALLLEQKLVEHEAGKGYHLSADPSSQVLGPALPQAEEEALAASVLRDRMAGRLGNSLGASELMRRYDISRVAAQKVLAQLSESQVLERGAGQSWNFRPLLNNLAALEDSLRYRLILEPEALLSPGFEPDLARLALLRGAMEELLAMPVERFDVVQFRELDIGFHELIAQGCGNRFIADALLQHQKLRRLPNLLPMVSVHRLQEALREHLRIIEQIERGQLEVAADLMRLHLRLSAAQRPQTANRGIPQGVMGMRR, encoded by the coding sequence TTGAGCAACGAGAGCGAAAAAAAACCTCGCACCAACCACCTGGAACTGGCGCGCAAGATCATCGAGCACGCCCAGGAACAGGGCATGGCCGCCGGCGACGGGCTCTCCGAGCAGCAGTTGGCGCGCACTTTCGGTGTTTCCCGCACGCTGATCCGCGCGGCCCTCGCCTTGCTGCTGGAGCAGAAGCTGGTCGAGCACGAGGCCGGCAAGGGCTATCACCTGAGCGCCGACCCTTCCAGCCAGGTGCTTGGCCCCGCCCTGCCCCAGGCCGAGGAAGAGGCGCTGGCCGCCTCGGTGCTGCGCGACCGCATGGCCGGCCGCCTGGGCAACAGCCTGGGCGCCAGCGAGCTGATGCGCCGCTACGACATTTCCCGGGTGGCGGCGCAGAAGGTCCTGGCGCAGCTCAGCGAAAGCCAGGTGCTGGAACGCGGCGCCGGGCAGAGCTGGAACTTCCGCCCGCTGCTGAACAACCTCGCGGCCCTGGAAGACAGCCTGCGCTACCGCCTGATCCTCGAACCCGAGGCGCTGCTGAGCCCCGGCTTCGAGCCGGACCTGGCGCGCCTGGCGCTGCTGCGCGGCGCCATGGAGGAACTGCTGGCGATGCCGGTGGAGCGCTTCGACGTGGTGCAATTCCGCGAGCTGGACATCGGCTTCCACGAACTCATCGCCCAGGGCTGCGGCAACCGTTTCATCGCCGACGCCCTGCTGCAGCACCAGAAACTGCGGCGCCTGCCCAACCTGCTGCCGATGGTCAGCGTGCACCGTTTGCAGGAAGCCCTGCGCGAGCACCTGCGGATCATCGAGCAGATCGAGCGCGGCCAGCTGGAGGTGGCGGCGGACCTGATGCGCCTGCACCTGCGCCTGTCCGCCGCGCAGCGGCCGCAGACCGCCAACCGCGGCATCCCCCAGGGCGTGATGGGGATGCGCCGCTGA
- a CDS encoding polyamine ABC transporter substrate-binding protein → MKLKTMLYAGATLALTLSAATASAKDLVISIWDGYMAPDALEKFQKATGLEADKSLHATNEEIMGKLMASGGEGYDVVFVSSPFAEILHKQGLLADIDPAKVPNLKNLYPEAQKLEYDPGNHFSVPYTWGTTGICYRSDKIATAPASWNDLLTPSDALKGKTTMLATDRWLLGAGFLANGWSVNDADPAQIGKVRDQLIATKKRLLSFDDTTFYSKLASGEALMAHAWDGWCNYGTQANAAIKFVVPKEGSDLWVDTMVVLKSSKNPEAAYRFINYMLEPANHAWVAENILYKVPNQAAMATLKPDLLAKYPNLTTTPADLVKQQQLRDVGGDTQKAYTRAVTEIMAAQ, encoded by the coding sequence ATGAAGCTGAAGACCATGCTCTACGCGGGGGCCACCCTCGCGCTCACGTTGTCCGCCGCCACGGCCAGCGCCAAGGATCTGGTGATCTCCATCTGGGACGGCTACATGGCCCCCGATGCGCTGGAGAAGTTCCAGAAGGCCACCGGCCTTGAAGCCGACAAGTCCCTGCACGCCACCAACGAAGAGATCATGGGCAAGCTCATGGCCTCCGGCGGCGAAGGCTACGACGTGGTGTTCGTCTCCTCCCCATTCGCCGAGATCCTGCACAAGCAGGGCCTGCTGGCCGACATCGATCCGGCCAAGGTGCCCAACCTGAAGAACCTCTACCCCGAGGCGCAGAAGCTCGAGTACGACCCGGGCAACCACTTCTCCGTGCCCTACACCTGGGGCACCACCGGCATCTGCTACCGCTCCGACAAGATCGCCACGGCGCCGGCCAGCTGGAACGACCTGCTCACGCCCAGCGACGCGCTCAAGGGCAAGACCACCATGCTCGCCACCGACCGCTGGCTGCTCGGCGCCGGCTTCCTCGCCAACGGCTGGTCGGTGAACGACGCCGACCCGGCGCAGATCGGCAAGGTGCGCGACCAGCTGATCGCCACCAAGAAGCGCCTGCTGTCCTTCGACGACACCACCTTCTACTCCAAGCTGGCCTCCGGTGAGGCGCTGATGGCCCACGCCTGGGACGGCTGGTGCAACTACGGCACCCAGGCCAACGCGGCGATCAAGTTCGTGGTGCCCAAGGAAGGCTCCGACCTCTGGGTGGACACCATGGTGGTCCTGAAGAGCTCGAAGAACCCCGAAGCGGCCTACCGCTTCATCAACTACATGCTCGAACCGGCCAACCATGCGTGGGTCGCGGAGAACATCCTCTACAAGGTCCCCAACCAGGCGGCGATGGCAACGCTCAAGCCCGACCTGCTGGCCAAGTACCCCAACCTCACCACCACCCCGGCCGACCTGGTCAAGCAGCAACAGTTGCGCGATGTCGGCGGTGATACGCAAAAGGCGTACACCCGCGCCGTCACCGAGATCATGGCGGCCCAGTAA
- a CDS encoding ABC transporter permease, translating into MTALSADRKLSAWLLAPGLGWLALFLLLPCLLVLLYSFLERGAYGGIDYVFTWENYRRAVDPLYLDILLRSAKIAGLAMLFAVLIGYPAAYAITRATPRRQAVYLFLVMLPFWSNYLIRTYAWIVLLNREGLLNRLFNLLGYSGEPINLLYTDATVVLGLVYNYIPFVILAIYSSLSRIDRELWEASRDLGASGWTTFRRVILPLSVPGVAAGAVFVFVLSIGNFITADLLGGKQVQMVGNLIYAQFLTARDWPFGSALSFFLIGIMLVLLFIQALVSRRAQGAEGERHA; encoded by the coding sequence ATGACTGCTTTGTCCGCCGACCGCAAACTGTCGGCCTGGCTGCTAGCACCCGGCCTGGGCTGGCTGGCGCTGTTCCTGCTGCTGCCGTGCCTGCTGGTGCTGCTGTACAGCTTCCTCGAACGCGGTGCCTACGGCGGCATCGACTACGTGTTCACCTGGGAGAACTACCGCCGCGCGGTGGACCCGCTGTACCTCGACATCCTCCTGCGCTCGGCGAAGATCGCGGGCCTGGCGATGCTCTTCGCCGTGCTGATCGGCTACCCGGCGGCCTACGCGATCACCCGCGCCACGCCGCGCCGGCAGGCGGTCTACCTGTTCCTGGTGATGCTGCCGTTCTGGAGCAACTACCTGATCCGTACCTACGCCTGGATCGTCCTGCTCAACCGCGAAGGGCTGCTCAACCGCCTGTTCAACCTGCTGGGCTACAGCGGCGAGCCGATCAACCTGCTGTACACCGACGCCACCGTCGTGCTCGGGCTGGTCTACAACTACATCCCCTTCGTGATCCTCGCCATCTACTCCTCGCTGTCGCGCATCGACCGCGAGCTGTGGGAAGCCTCGCGCGACCTCGGCGCCTCCGGCTGGACCACCTTCCGCCGCGTGATCCTGCCGCTCTCGGTGCCGGGGGTGGCGGCCGGCGCGGTGTTCGTCTTCGTGCTGTCGATCGGCAACTTCATCACCGCCGACCTGCTCGGCGGCAAGCAGGTGCAGATGGTCGGCAACCTGATCTACGCGCAGTTCCTCACCGCGCGGGACTGGCCGTTCGGCTCGGCGCTGAGCTTCTTCCTGATCGGCATCATGCTGGTGCTGCTGTTCATCCAGGCCCTGGTGTCGCGCCGGGCCCAGGGCGCGGAGGGCGAACGCCATGCGTAA